A single region of the Leptolyngbya subtilissima AS-A7 genome encodes:
- a CDS encoding aspartate kinase: protein MTLIVQKYGGTSVGTVERIQAVAQRVKATVEAGHSVVVVVSAMGKTTDGLVKLANDITDQPSRREMDMLLSTGEQVTIALLTMALHALGQEAISLTGAQVGIVTEAEHTRARILKIKTDRLQRHINEGKVIVVAGFQGISQTSDLEITTLGRGGSDTSAVALAAALQAEKCEIYTDVPGILTTDPRLVPEAQLMDEITSDEMLELASLGAKVLHPRAVEIARNYGVTLVVRSSWTDEPGTRVVSPRPQPRPLEGLELAQPVDAVEFDTDQAKVALLRIPDRPGIAARLFGELATQALNVDLIIQSIHEGNTNDIAFTMVRANLNRAEAVAEAIAPALRSNPTDTTQAEVMIDQRMAKISIAGAGMIGRPGVAAKMFSSLAAAGINIQLISTSEVKVSCTIDVADCDRAIAVLCGAFEVTSSPMPQGASPTAAAAPVVRGAALDTKQARVAIRHVPDRPGMAAHIFQLLATHGVSVDMIIQSQRCRLVNGHATRDIAFTVAQGDAQTAKAVVESAAAELGLGDVAVDEAIAKVSVVGTGMIYAPGVAARMFKALSEQGINLQMIATSEIKISCVVTEDEGVTALRAVHNAFGLAGLERTVVSA, encoded by the coding sequence ATGACGCTGATCGTACAGAAATATGGCGGCACCTCCGTAGGCACCGTGGAGCGCATTCAGGCGGTAGCCCAGCGGGTGAAAGCCACAGTAGAGGCCGGGCACTCGGTAGTGGTGGTGGTGTCGGCCATGGGCAAAACCACTGACGGCCTGGTGAAGCTCGCCAACGACATCACCGATCAGCCCAGCCGCCGCGAGATGGATATGCTGCTTTCTACCGGCGAGCAGGTGACCATTGCCCTGCTGACCATGGCCCTGCACGCCCTGGGGCAAGAGGCTATTTCCCTGACCGGTGCCCAGGTGGGCATTGTCACCGAGGCCGAGCACACCCGCGCCCGCATTCTAAAAATCAAAACCGATCGCCTTCAGCGCCACATTAACGAAGGCAAAGTGATTGTGGTGGCTGGCTTTCAAGGAATAAGCCAAACCTCCGATCTAGAGATCACCACCCTGGGCCGAGGCGGGTCTGATACCTCAGCGGTGGCCCTGGCGGCGGCACTCCAGGCCGAAAAGTGCGAAATCTATACTGACGTACCGGGCATTCTCACTACCGACCCGCGCCTGGTGCCCGAGGCCCAGCTGATGGATGAGATCACCAGCGATGAAATGCTGGAGCTGGCTAGCCTGGGAGCCAAGGTGCTGCACCCCCGGGCGGTGGAGATTGCCCGCAACTACGGCGTTACCCTGGTGGTGCGATCGAGCTGGACCGACGAGCCCGGCACCCGCGTAGTTTCTCCGCGGCCTCAACCTCGACCCCTGGAGGGGCTAGAACTGGCCCAGCCGGTGGATGCTGTAGAGTTTGACACCGACCAGGCCAAGGTGGCGCTGCTGCGCATTCCCGATCGCCCCGGTATTGCCGCCCGCTTGTTTGGCGAACTGGCCACTCAGGCGCTAAACGTCGATTTGATCATTCAGTCGATTCATGAGGGCAATACCAACGACATCGCCTTCACCATGGTCAGGGCGAACCTCAACCGAGCGGAGGCGGTGGCCGAGGCCATTGCCCCAGCGCTGCGCAGCAACCCCACCGACACCACGCAGGCGGAGGTGATGATTGACCAGCGCATGGCCAAAATTAGCATCGCTGGAGCGGGCATGATTGGTCGCCCTGGGGTGGCTGCCAAGATGTTCTCCTCCCTAGCAGCGGCGGGGATCAACATTCAGCTAATTTCGACATCAGAGGTGAAGGTTAGCTGCACCATTGATGTGGCCGACTGCGATCGCGCCATTGCGGTCCTCTGTGGTGCCTTTGAGGTCACCTCGTCTCCCATGCCCCAGGGCGCATCGCCCACGGCCGCTGCAGCCCCAGTGGTGCGCGGCGCGGCCCTAGACACCAAGCAGGCTCGGGTAGCCATTCGCCACGTGCCCGATCGCCCTGGTATGGCGGCCCACATTTTTCAGCTGCTAGCCACCCACGGGGTCAGCGTAGACATGATTATTCAGTCACAGCGCTGCCGGCTGGTGAATGGCCATGCCACCCGCGATATTGCCTTTACTGTGGCCCAGGGCGATGCCCAAACCGCCAAAGCCGTAGTGGAGTCTGCCGCCGCCGAGCTGGGCTTGGGGGATGTGGCGGTGGATGAGGCGATCGCCAAGGTTAGCGTTGTCGGCACCGGCATGATCTATGCTCCCGGCGTGGCCGCGCGCATGTTCAAAGCGCTTTCAGAGCAGGGCATTAACCTGCAAATGATTGCCACTTCAGAGATTAAAATTAGCTGCGTAGTGACCGAAGATGAGGGCGTTACGGCTCTGCGGGCTGTGCACAACGCCTTTGGCCTAGCGGGGCTAGAGCGCACAGTGGTGTCCGCTTGA
- a CDS encoding NAD(P)/FAD-dependent oxidoreductase, with product MQTVSRSDQAARAQDTAREDASPTVEVPPVTSGKHQVVIIGGGFGGLYAAQQLGRADVEVTLIDKRNFHLFQPLLYQVATGGLSPGDIASPLRGILSAQKNTRVLMGEVTNVDPGQQAVSLADGRVVPYDSLIVATGMSHFYFGRDDWAEVAPGLKTVEDALEMRRRIFAAFEKAENTADPELRQTLLTFVIVGGGPTGVELAGALAELAFHTLPNDFRHIDTTDSRILLIEGMDRVLPPFPPELSTRANTDLEKMGVEVLTQSLVTDISGHQITLKQGDEVTTLQAGTVLWAAGVRDPGMGGILAESTGAERDRSGRVIVGNDLSLPTHPNIFVVGDLAHFAHQGDRPLPGVAPVAMQEGKYVAKLIQKQLKNDTLPPFEYKDTGSLAVIGRHAAVVNLPWAKLTGFFAWFVWLFVHIFYLIEFDNKLVVMTQWVANYFTRKQGSRLITEKVFEKGEARAPATPG from the coding sequence ATGCAGACTGTCTCACGCTCCGACCAAGCCGCTAGGGCCCAAGATACAGCCCGTGAAGACGCCTCCCCCACCGTTGAGGTGCCGCCCGTCACCTCCGGCAAACATCAGGTGGTAATTATTGGCGGCGGCTTTGGTGGTCTCTACGCCGCCCAGCAGCTCGGTCGCGCTGACGTGGAAGTCACCCTAATCGACAAGCGCAATTTCCATCTGTTTCAGCCGCTGCTGTACCAGGTAGCCACCGGTGGCCTCTCCCCCGGCGACATTGCCTCTCCTCTGCGCGGCATCCTCAGCGCCCAAAAGAATACCCGGGTGCTGATGGGGGAAGTCACCAATGTCGACCCTGGCCAGCAGGCGGTCAGCCTCGCCGATGGCCGCGTTGTGCCTTACGACAGTCTGATTGTGGCCACGGGTATGAGCCACTTCTACTTTGGCCGCGACGACTGGGCCGAGGTGGCCCCCGGTCTCAAAACCGTAGAAGACGCTTTGGAAATGCGGCGACGCATCTTTGCCGCCTTTGAAAAAGCCGAGAACACGGCTGATCCCGAGCTTAGACAAACCTTGCTCACCTTTGTGATTGTGGGCGGCGGCCCCACTGGGGTAGAGCTGGCTGGAGCGCTGGCTGAGCTGGCTTTTCATACCCTACCCAACGACTTTCGCCACATTGACACCACCGATAGCCGCATTCTACTGATTGAGGGCATGGATCGGGTGCTGCCGCCCTTCCCACCCGAGCTATCGACCCGTGCCAACACTGACCTCGAAAAAATGGGTGTCGAGGTGCTGACCCAGTCTTTGGTAACGGATATTTCGGGTCACCAAATCACCCTCAAGCAGGGGGATGAGGTCACTACATTGCAGGCGGGCACTGTGCTTTGGGCGGCCGGAGTGCGCGACCCTGGCATGGGCGGCATTTTGGCTGAGAGCACTGGGGCAGAGCGCGATCGCTCAGGCCGAGTTATCGTTGGCAACGACCTCAGCCTGCCCACCCACCCGAATATTTTTGTGGTCGGTGACCTGGCCCACTTTGCCCACCAGGGCGATCGCCCCCTGCCCGGAGTGGCCCCCGTCGCCATGCAGGAAGGCAAATACGTAGCCAAGCTCATTCAAAAGCAGCTCAAAAACGATACCCTGCCCCCATTTGAGTACAAAGACACTGGTAGCCTGGCGGTTATCGGTCGTCACGCCGCCGTCGTCAACCTACCCTGGGCCAAGCTCACCGGCTTCTTTGCCTGGTTTGTATGGCTGTTTGTGCACATCTTTTACCTAATTGAGTTTGACAACAAGCTCGTGGTAATGACCCAGTGGGTAGCCAACTACTTCACCCGCAAGCAGGGGTCACGCCTGATTACCGAGAAGGTGTTTGAGAAAGGTGAAGCCCGCGCTCCAGCAACCCCTGGCTAG
- a CDS encoding CHASE2 domain-containing protein has protein sequence MVKSYRRIFQIGHGLMVSWAVFGAIALTSQHPWIVLIEGQAQSFLLRLRGPVSPPEEIVIVGIDEYSLTQGDLYQADPERYPFLEPLAIWPWQRQAYAQAIEQLMAAGAKAVALDVLLVDPSGYGPDDDAALDATLARWGDRVALAAAYDVSSSDFGLFTNLLEPVYSSQTQVGLINLEVDVDGKHRAFPDRGIETLRQAHQFSDDLPSLARATLAAANYPSPERQSQQLFFYGPAGSFPVVSFVQLLDPTNWPLIADQFEGKIVLIGPMATSFQDRKRTPSDEAMPGVEIHAHALAALMEDRVVNAAIANPLAQGLLTAIAIGAIGLGLGYRLTQPVPRLVGFLGAIASWGALAYLLMVHGDRLMPVAIPVACLGMGGVTYIATGAVSNRLEEQRLRRTLERYVAPSVAQEILNQPEDFTSLTVGQKFQAAVLFSDIRGFSRISFQLGAIETVSLLNTYLDVMVDAILKHRGTIDKFIGDAVMAEFGAPKSLGPEQDALGAVSAALAMREALVTLRLSLKAKGLPPLYNGIGISYGELVVGNVGSIQRLEYTAIGDTVNVASRIEGLTKMIGTDLLITQPCYDLVKDHIIAVDHGTHFLAGREQESVQVYGVVALKGESDDLYQQVQKDLIQHLSQPKAITLTSRKNPT, from the coding sequence ATGGTTAAATCCTATCGACGTATCTTTCAGATTGGGCATGGGCTGATGGTGAGCTGGGCGGTGTTTGGGGCGATCGCCCTCACCTCCCAGCACCCGTGGATTGTGCTGATTGAGGGCCAGGCTCAGTCGTTTTTGCTGCGGCTGCGGGGGCCGGTGTCCCCACCCGAGGAAATTGTGATTGTGGGCATTGACGAATATTCGCTGACCCAGGGCGATCTGTACCAGGCCGATCCAGAACGCTATCCGTTTTTGGAACCCCTGGCGATCTGGCCCTGGCAGCGCCAAGCCTATGCCCAAGCTATCGAGCAGCTGATGGCTGCTGGAGCTAAGGCCGTAGCCCTTGATGTGCTACTGGTTGACCCCAGCGGCTACGGCCCCGACGATGATGCGGCTTTAGACGCAACCCTAGCTCGATGGGGCGATCGCGTGGCTTTGGCCGCCGCCTACGACGTGTCGAGCAGCGACTTTGGTCTATTTACCAACCTGTTAGAGCCCGTCTATAGCAGCCAGACCCAGGTAGGCCTCATTAACCTAGAGGTCGATGTTGATGGCAAGCATCGCGCCTTTCCCGATCGCGGCATTGAAACCCTGCGGCAGGCCCACCAATTCTCAGATGATCTACCGTCTCTGGCACGAGCCACTCTGGCAGCAGCCAACTACCCCAGCCCTGAGCGCCAGAGCCAACAGCTCTTCTTTTACGGCCCGGCGGGCAGTTTTCCGGTGGTGTCGTTTGTGCAGTTGCTTGACCCCACTAACTGGCCCCTAATCGCCGATCAGTTTGAAGGCAAAATCGTGCTAATTGGCCCCATGGCCACGTCGTTTCAAGACCGCAAGCGCACCCCCAGCGATGAGGCTATGCCGGGGGTTGAAATCCATGCCCACGCCCTAGCCGCACTGATGGAGGATCGGGTGGTCAACGCGGCGATCGCCAACCCTCTAGCCCAAGGCTTGCTAACGGCGATCGCCATCGGCGCCATCGGCCTAGGGCTTGGCTACCGCTTGACGCAGCCCGTGCCTAGGCTGGTGGGCTTTTTGGGTGCGATCGCCTCCTGGGGCGCGCTGGCCTATCTGCTGATGGTGCATGGCGATCGCCTCATGCCAGTCGCCATCCCCGTCGCCTGTCTGGGCATGGGCGGTGTCACCTATATAGCCACCGGGGCGGTCAGCAACCGGCTCGAAGAACAGCGCCTGCGCCGCACCCTAGAGCGCTATGTGGCCCCGTCGGTGGCCCAAGAAATTCTCAACCAGCCCGAAGACTTTACCAGCCTCACCGTGGGGCAAAAGTTTCAGGCGGCGGTGCTGTTCTCAGATATTCGCGGATTTAGCCGCATCTCGTTTCAGCTAGGGGCGATCGAAACCGTCAGCTTGCTCAATACCTACCTCGATGTGATGGTGGACGCCATTCTGAAGCACCGAGGCACCATCGACAAATTCATTGGCGATGCGGTGATGGCCGAGTTTGGCGCTCCCAAATCTCTTGGCCCAGAGCAGGATGCTCTAGGGGCTGTCTCCGCCGCCCTGGCCATGCGGGAAGCGCTCGTCACCCTGCGCCTCTCCCTCAAAGCCAAAGGACTGCCGCCGCTCTACAACGGCATCGGTATCAGCTATGGCGAGTTGGTAGTGGGCAATGTAGGGTCGATACAGCGGCTAGAATATACCGCTATTGGCGACACCGTAAACGTGGCCAGCCGCATTGAGGGGCTCACCAAGATGATTGGCACCGATCTGCTCATTACCCAGCCCTGCTACGACCTGGTGAAAGACCACATCATCGCCGTCGACCACGGCACACACTTTTTGGCCGGGCGCGAGCAAGAATCGGTTCAGGTGTACGGCGTCGTGGCTCTCAAAGGGGAAAGCGATGATCTCTACCAGCAGGTTCAAAAAGACCTGATTCAACACCTAAGCCAGCCAAAAGCCATAACCTTAACCAGCAGAAAAAACCCAACCTGA
- the rpe gene encoding ribulose-phosphate 3-epimerase, producing the protein MPHTSSQKSVVISPSILSADFSRLGEEIKAADEAGADWIHVDVMDGRFVPNITIGPLIVEAIRPVTQKPLDVHLMIVEPEKYVADFAKAGADIITVHCEHNASPHLHRTLGQIKELGKEAGVVLNPGTPLSLIENVLDLCDLVLIMSVNPGFGGQSFIPTMVDKIRALRTMCDERGLDPWIEVDGGLKANNTWQVLEAGANAIVAGSAVFNAPDYAAAIEGIRNSKRPAPELAAV; encoded by the coding sequence ATGCCTCACACCTCTTCTCAAAAGTCCGTTGTTATCTCTCCCTCCATTCTCTCGGCGGATTTTAGCCGCTTGGGCGAAGAGATCAAGGCCGCTGATGAAGCCGGTGCCGACTGGATTCATGTGGATGTAATGGATGGTCGCTTTGTGCCCAACATTACAATTGGCCCCCTGATCGTCGAGGCGATTCGCCCCGTAACCCAAAAGCCCCTCGACGTGCACCTGATGATCGTCGAGCCTGAAAAGTATGTGGCCGATTTTGCCAAGGCTGGCGCTGATATCATCACTGTTCATTGCGAGCACAACGCCTCACCCCACCTGCACCGCACCCTGGGCCAGATCAAGGAGCTGGGCAAAGAGGCGGGCGTGGTGCTCAACCCCGGTACCCCGCTGTCGCTGATCGAGAATGTGCTCGATCTCTGCGACCTGGTGCTGATCATGAGCGTTAACCCCGGCTTTGGCGGCCAAAGCTTCATCCCCACCATGGTCGACAAAATTCGCGCCCTGCGCACCATGTGCGACGAGCGCGGTCTAGACCCCTGGATCGAAGTAGATGGTGGTTTGAAGGCCAACAACACCTGGCAGGTGCTAGAGGCTGGAGCCAATGCGATCGTGGCTGGTTCAGCGGTGTTTAATGCGCCCGACTATGCGGCGGCGATCGAAGGCATTCGCAACAGCAAGCGCCCCGCCCCCGAACTAGCTGCCGTTTAG
- a CDS encoding aldo/keto reductase: MQYRRFGRTELQMPVFSCGGMRYQHSWKDVPPTDIPRQNQENLEATIRRALEVGINHIETARGYGTSEIQLGQILPGLERESLIVQTKVSPTADPTEFRQNLTQSLANLRLDTVDLLGLHGINTAEILDWTLRPGGCMDVAREFQRQGRVRFIGFSTHAPTAVIQQAIASGEFDYVNLHWYYVNQDNWAAIDTAQRHDVGVFIISPSDKGGHLYSPPAKLVELCNPLSPMVFNDLFCLSHPQVHTLSIGAARPTDFDEHLKTLPLLEDADLYLKPVLDCLHRHAQTVLGEDWLRTWKIGLPSPDDTPGNINIPAILRLRNLLLAFDMEDYAKARYNMLGNAGHWFPGEKAENLSQVDLTECLRRSPHAEKIPHLLAETHAALAGQAMARLSNA, from the coding sequence ATGCAGTACCGCCGCTTTGGTCGCACTGAGCTTCAGATGCCCGTATTTTCCTGCGGTGGCATGCGGTATCAGCACTCATGGAAAGATGTACCGCCAACCGATATTCCTCGCCAGAATCAGGAGAATCTAGAGGCCACAATTCGCCGGGCGCTGGAAGTAGGCATTAACCATATTGAAACCGCGCGGGGCTACGGCACATCTGAAATTCAGTTGGGCCAGATTTTGCCGGGGTTAGAGCGAGAGAGCCTGATTGTGCAGACCAAAGTCTCCCCCACGGCTGACCCCACCGAGTTTCGCCAAAACCTGACTCAATCGCTGGCTAACCTGCGGTTGGACACCGTTGATTTGCTCGGCCTCCATGGCATCAACACCGCCGAAATTTTAGACTGGACTCTGCGCCCCGGCGGCTGCATGGATGTGGCCCGCGAGTTTCAGCGGCAGGGGCGGGTGCGGTTTATTGGCTTTTCGACCCATGCACCGACAGCGGTGATTCAGCAGGCGATCGCCTCCGGTGAGTTTGACTACGTGAACCTGCACTGGTACTACGTCAACCAGGATAATTGGGCTGCGATCGACACCGCCCAACGCCACGATGTCGGCGTCTTCATCATTAGCCCGTCCGATAAAGGGGGCCACCTCTACAGCCCCCCCGCAAAGCTAGTGGAATTGTGCAATCCGCTCAGCCCGATGGTGTTCAACGATCTGTTTTGCCTCAGCCATCCCCAGGTGCACACCCTTAGCATCGGAGCGGCGCGCCCTACCGATTTTGACGAACACCTCAAGACCTTGCCACTGCTAGAGGACGCAGATTTGTACCTCAAACCAGTGCTCGATTGCCTGCACCGCCACGCCCAAACCGTACTGGGCGAAGACTGGCTGCGCACCTGGAAAATTGGTCTGCCCAGCCCCGACGACACCCCTGGCAACATCAATATCCCCGCTATTTTGCGGCTGCGCAACTTGCTGCTCGCGTTTGATATGGAAGATTACGCCAAGGCCCGCTACAACATGCTAGGCAACGCGGGCCACTGGTTCCCCGGCGAAAAGGCCGAGAACCTGAGTCAGGTAGATCTAACCGAATGCCTACGCCGCAGCCCCCACGCCGAGAAAATTCCGCATTTGCTGGCCGAGACCCATGCCGCATTGGCCGGTCAAGCGATGGCTCGACTGTCGAATGCCTAA
- a CDS encoding manganese catalase family protein, producing MCAVEEQTSNALSNAVHQKKFMFYHKKRLQYFTKPEKPDPVYAKQLQELIGGPFGEMSVMMQYLFQGWNCRGPAKYKDMMLDIGTEEIGHVEMLANMIAHLVDKAPADVQEKSALDPIVEGVMGGMKTEDIIMSSMNPKHAIVAGGGALPADSTGYPWNGNYIVASGNLMADFYSNVQAEAQGRLQAVRLYEMSTDPGVKDTLSYMIARDTMHQNQWLAAIEELKADGLEDVPVPSRFSRSQEKQDVSYQFWNLSEGTESEQGRWAKGPSPDGKGEFEYLENPEPQGPEGEAPIPNPKLYSTPKK from the coding sequence ATGTGTGCAGTAGAGGAGCAGACTTCTAATGCTCTTTCCAATGCTGTTCACCAAAAGAAATTCATGTTTTACCACAAGAAGCGCCTGCAATATTTCACTAAGCCTGAAAAGCCCGATCCAGTTTATGCAAAACAGTTACAAGAGCTGATTGGCGGGCCTTTTGGCGAAATGTCGGTGATGATGCAATACCTATTTCAAGGCTGGAACTGCCGAGGTCCTGCAAAATACAAAGACATGATGCTCGACATCGGCACCGAGGAAATTGGCCACGTTGAGATGTTGGCCAATATGATTGCTCATTTAGTTGACAAAGCCCCTGCGGATGTTCAAGAAAAATCCGCTTTGGACCCCATTGTAGAAGGGGTAATGGGTGGTATGAAAACCGAAGATATCATCATGTCTAGCATGAACCCCAAACATGCCATCGTGGCTGGCGGTGGTGCGCTGCCCGCCGACAGCACAGGCTATCCCTGGAACGGAAACTACATCGTGGCCTCGGGCAACCTGATGGCTGACTTTTACTCCAACGTGCAGGCTGAAGCTCAGGGCCGTCTCCAGGCCGTGCGCCTGTATGAAATGTCTACCGACCCCGGCGTCAAAGACACCTTGAGCTACATGATTGCCCGCGATACCATGCACCAAAATCAGTGGCTAGCGGCGATCGAAGAACTCAAGGCCGATGGCTTAGAAGACGTGCCGGTACCCAGCCGATTCTCGCGATCGCAGGAGAAGCAGGACGTCTCTTACCAATTCTGGAATTTGTCAGAAGGCACCGAAAGCGAGCAGGGGCGTTGGGCCAAAGGCCCCAGCCCTGACGGCAAAGGTGAGTTTGAGTATCTGGAAAATCCAGAACCCCAAGGTCCTGAGGGTGAGGCTCCGATTCCCAATCCCAAACTTTACTCCACGCCTAAAAAGTAG
- the rpiA gene encoding ribose-5-phosphate isomerase RpiA, translating to MTEMDPVKLMKQEVGRQAAARVQSNTVVGLGTGSTTAYAIQFIGERLASGEISNIKGVPTSFQASVLAKQYGIPLTTLDEGDEIALAIDGADEVDPQMNLVKGGGAAHTREKIVDSLAKEFIVVVDSSKLVDKLGTTFALPVEVMPLAVTPVSKALEALGGKPDLRMGIKKDGPVITDQGNMILDVKFDAIDDPAGLEKTINNIPGVLDNGLFVGVATEVLVGEVKDGQASVRKL from the coding sequence ATGACCGAGATGGATCCTGTCAAGTTGATGAAGCAGGAAGTGGGGCGCCAGGCGGCAGCGCGGGTGCAGTCAAACACCGTGGTAGGCCTAGGTACTGGGTCAACTACCGCCTATGCCATCCAGTTCATTGGCGAGCGGCTGGCCAGCGGCGAAATTAGCAACATCAAGGGCGTGCCCACCTCCTTTCAGGCGTCGGTGCTGGCTAAGCAGTACGGCATTCCCCTCACCACGCTTGACGAAGGCGACGAGATTGCTTTGGCTATTGATGGGGCCGACGAAGTTGACCCTCAAATGAACCTGGTGAAGGGAGGTGGCGCTGCCCACACCCGCGAGAAAATCGTTGATTCCCTCGCCAAAGAATTTATCGTCGTTGTCGATAGCTCGAAGCTAGTGGATAAACTGGGCACAACCTTCGCGCTGCCCGTTGAAGTCATGCCGTTGGCCGTTACCCCTGTCTCTAAGGCTTTGGAAGCCCTCGGCGGCAAGCCCGACTTGCGCATGGGCATTAAAAAAGACGGTCCCGTCATCACCGACCAGGGCAACATGATTTTAGACGTGAAATTTGATGCGATCGACGACCCTGCAGGGTTAGAAAAGACCATCAACAACATCCCCGGAGTGCTCGACAACGGCCTTTTTGTGGGCGTGGCCACCGAAGTGTTGGTGGGCGAAGTCAAAGACGGTCAGGCTAGCGTTCGCAAGCTGTAA
- a CDS encoding alpha/beta fold hydrolase: protein MPQPPTLLSSLSSGLSEAGYQRFWHWRGWRIRYWFHPGPGDAAVPPVLLIHGFGANLNQWRHNLPALRRVAPVYAIDLLGFGDSEKAATLYGAELWAAQVADFIRQVIGQPVALLGHSLGALIALTAAHNHPDWVKQLALITLPLEANREDLVAGWVATLALRVESWVANPLLMRSLFALVRRPSILRRALAGIYTVAERVDDDLVNLFALPPNDRGAARTLCYLVRSRTDSSFSPSVKDMVATLPVPTLLLWGDQDRVIPVALAVGLTALNPQLSLEVVPDGGHCLYDESDVDFNARIQAWLREAGPSLQQS, encoded by the coding sequence GTGCCTCAACCTCCGACGTTACTCAGCAGTTTGTCTTCTGGCCTCAGCGAGGCGGGCTACCAGCGCTTTTGGCACTGGCGGGGCTGGCGCATTCGCTACTGGTTTCACCCTGGGCCAGGAGATGCAGCGGTGCCGCCAGTGTTGTTAATTCACGGGTTTGGGGCCAACCTTAACCAGTGGCGACACAACCTGCCGGCCCTGAGACGGGTGGCTCCGGTGTATGCCATTGACCTGCTGGGTTTTGGCGATTCTGAGAAGGCGGCGACGCTCTACGGCGCAGAGCTGTGGGCGGCGCAGGTGGCAGATTTCATTCGTCAGGTAATTGGTCAGCCAGTGGCGCTGTTGGGCCATTCACTCGGGGCATTGATAGCGCTGACGGCTGCCCACAACCATCCCGACTGGGTGAAGCAGCTGGCGCTGATTACCCTGCCGCTGGAGGCCAACCGCGAGGATCTGGTGGCGGGCTGGGTAGCGACTCTGGCACTGCGGGTCGAGAGTTGGGTGGCCAACCCGCTGCTGATGCGATCGCTCTTTGCTCTGGTACGTCGCCCTAGCATTTTGCGGCGAGCGCTGGCGGGCATCTACACAGTGGCTGAACGGGTGGACGATGACCTAGTGAATTTATTTGCGCTGCCCCCCAACGATCGCGGTGCGGCCCGAACGCTGTGTTATCTGGTGCGATCGCGCACCGATTCCAGCTTTAGCCCCTCGGTCAAAGACATGGTCGCCACGCTGCCGGTACCCACGCTGCTGCTTTGGGGCGACCAAGACCGCGTCATTCCTGTAGCGCTGGCCGTAGGGTTAACGGCCCTAAACCCGCAGCTTTCCCTAGAGGTGGTGCCTGACGGTGGCCACTGCCTCTATGACGAATCCGACGTTGACTTCAACGCCCGCATACAGGCGTGGCTGAGGGAAGCAGGCCCATCTTTGCAGCAGTCCTAA